One window from the genome of SAR202 cluster bacterium encodes:
- a CDS encoding transcriptional repressor yields MAQAIQCCCNWLQERTMSCENETRHALRESGHRLTPQRLLILSALRHTGGHLTAAQIYDNVRETYALIDVSTVYRTLSALKDLRLVSETNMTGGEAVYEWLDHTRHHHLVCRECRGLTLLDHEMMEGLRERIMADHSFSADIDHFAIVGLCKGCREKKTQE; encoded by the coding sequence ATGGCTCAAGCAATACAGTGTTGTTGCAACTGGTTGCAGGAGCGGACGATGAGTTGTGAAAATGAGACGCGACATGCCCTGAGGGAGTCCGGTCACAGGCTTACTCCGCAACGCCTGTTGATCCTCTCCGCCCTACGGCATACCGGTGGGCACTTGACCGCGGCCCAGATCTACGACAACGTCCGGGAAACGTACGCGCTCATCGACGTGTCCACCGTTTACCGCACTCTCAGCGCGCTGAAGGACCTGCGGCTGGTGTCTGAGACGAATATGACGGGAGGGGAAGCGGTCTACGAGTGGCTGGACCACACACGGCACCATCACCTGGTGTGCAGGGAGTGCAGAGGCCTGACTTTGCTGGACCATGAGATGATGGAGGGGCTGAGGGAGAGGATTATGGCTGACCATTCGTTCAGTGCAGACATCGACCACTTCGCCATCGTCGGCCTCTGCAAAGGGTGCCGGGAGAAGAAGACACAGGAGTGA